The Thermodesulfobacteriota bacterium genomic sequence CTCCCCCGCGAGGGGGAGGGGGAAGTCGCGGAGCATCCTCACCCACAACCTCTACGCCGTGGACCTGAACGAAGAGGCCATCGAGCTCTGCCGGCTCTCCATCTGGATCAAGACCGCGAAGCATGGCCGGCCGCTCACCGCGCTCGACCACAACTTCCGGGTGGGCAACAGCCTCGTGGCCGACCCGGCCGCCGACGCACGGGCCTTCGACTGGCACGCCGCGTTTCTCGAGGTCTTCGCCGCGGGCGGTTTCGACGCCGTGGTCGGCAACCCGCCCTACGTGCGCCAGGAGCTCCTGGGGTCCCTCAAGCCCTACCTCGCCAAGAGGTTCACCGCGTATCACGGCATGGCCGACCTCTACGTCTATTTCTACGAGCTCGGCCTGCAGATTCTGCGGCCCGGGGGGCGGCTCGCCTACGTCGTCACCAACAAGTGGCTCAAGGCCGGCTACGGCGAGCCCCTGCGCCGCCACCTCGGCGAGGCCGCCTGGGTCGAGGCGCTCGTGGACCTGGGCCACGCGAAGCAGGTGTTCGAAGACGCCGACGTGTTCCCGAGCCTTCTCGTGGCCCGCAAGCCCGATGCCGGGCCGGAGCCCGAGGAGGTGCGGGTGGCCGTGATCCCCCACGACGAACTTGCGACCGAGGACCTCGGCGTCCAGGTGGAGGCCTGGAGCTTCCCCGTGCCCCGCCGAAGCCTCGGCGCCACGGCCTGGTCCCTGGAACCGCCCGCGGTGGCGACGCTCTTGGAGAAGATCCGGGCGGCCGGTGTGCCCCTGCGGGAGTACGCGGGCGTGAAGCCGCTCTATGGGGTCACGCGCCCTGCCTCGTGGTCGTTCCCGTCAGGAGGCCGGTGGGACGCACACGAAGCCCGCCGTGGCGAAGTGGGCGTCGAAGGCAAAGGCGGTCGAGATCCCTCGCTGGCGCATGAGCGCGAAGCTCACGGCGTCGGTCAGGCTGAAGTCCTGGTCGTCATAGCGCCGCAGGATCTCCTCGGCCTCTCCGTGTAGATCCGGGGTCGCATAGACGGTTTCGATCCTCGGGCTGGCGTGCAGGTGCGTTAGGAACGCGGTCGCAGGGCCGTGCCCAAGCTCCAGACGCAACAGGATGTAGCACTCGGCCACGACCAGATTCGTGGTCACGAGGCGCCGGTGGTCCTTGAGGAGTTGGGGGAGGGCGTTGGCGGCCCGGGCGTGGTGCCGGTCGTCTTCGTCGGCGAGGGCCACCCAGGCCCCCGTGTCCACGAAGAGCTCGGCCGCCATCAGCGCCGCGCGGCCCGCGCCAGGTGCCGATCGTGCTCCGTCGCGAGGTCCGACCGGCCCGAGCGGCCGAGGCCGATCACGTTCAAGGCGGGATCGTCGCCGGGCGGGATCTCGGAGAGGACCAGGTCCACGCCGTGGCGGATGAGCTCGGCCAAGGACTTGTCCTGCCGCGCGGCCAGGGCGCGCAGGGCCTGGTCCTGGTCGGGCCGAAGGTAGATTTGGAGCGGCTTGCCGGTCACAGGGCTCCCTCCATCACGATTGTTGATGTAGGTCTTGTATACGCCGCGGCCTCTTCCGCGTCAACCCGCGGACTCCCCTCCCGGTCTGACGCGCCAACCGCGGTGGGAGCTCCGCTGAGACCTTGGCGGCGACACCTCCTGGCCGCGCGGGAGCTCCGTGGGGTAGACCCCGCCCCAGCGCCCCCTCGCCCCCCTGGCGCGACGGGGCACGCCCCGTCCCCTGGCCGCCGCGCCCTGGTCAGGTGTGGACTTTGGCGCTGCCCGGCTGAGCGGCTCGCGATGCCGTCTTGTTGTAGATCACGGGCATCTGCCCCTTCCACCTGCGCCAGGCGTCGTCGTCGGCAATGAGCTCGGCCATGAAGTGGGCCACGTTCACGCCGCTCGTCTTGCCGGGGTCGAAGATGGCGCTGCGGGTCGGCGACGGATGTACCTCGTACGCGGTGACCCGGTTCTCATCCGTCAAGGTGTCGGGCCGAACCACGACCCACTCGACGGCCGTGTCCTGCGGGCCGATGCCCGTTCGCAGGTACTCCGCGGCCTCCTCGTTGTCCGCGTGGGGAGGCAGCAGCCTGCGAAGGAGCCCGACCAGGCAGGCTTCCCCGAACGAGAGGGGTTCGGGCAGGTCCCGATTCCGGTTGCCGGCCGTGTTCATGAGGACGAATTTGGTTGGCGCCTCTGCCTGGTTTGCCCGGATGGCGCGGCACAGTCGGCGGGTGGCCTCGGTGACGAGCCTTCGGGGGTGGCCGAAGATGCCCCGCCAAGTCAGGTTGTGCCCCAGGCACGAAGCCACCGCCGAACACCCCTCGACGTGCCCCGCCAGCTCCTCGTCGCCGAGGGTCAGGGGGCTTGCCTGGATTGCGGACAGGCGGCCGTGATTCTGGATGGGTTGGGGAAGCCCGTCGGGCGATCGCACGATCGCCTTGACGATTTCTCCACGGTGGAGCAGCTGCTCCACGAGCAGCCGTCCGGTTGCCCCGCTCGCGCCCACCACAAGGATCGCCATCGTGCTCCTCGTCTGCGGACCGCCGCTCTCCGCGTTGAGCGGCCGGGGGTACTGATGCCCGGCCGGCGTACGCCCCCCGGGAGGTGACTACTTCACCATCCCACACCGGCCGGGACGGCCTCGGGGTTTGCGACACGGGTCAAAAGGCGAAGCAGTCGCAGCCCAGCCCCCAGAAATCGCCGTAGCGGGGGGCTCCGGCCCGAAGGCCGTTTGGCAGCCGGTGGGCGGCGTGCCCGCAGCCGTGGGACTGGCACGTGGTGGAGTGCCGGTGGCTGGGAACCGGGATGCCCGCCCGGGCGGCCTTGCGGGTGTCCAGGGGCGCCCCGTAGCCCCCGTACACCTTGACGGGGGACCACTCCGGGAGCACGGGGAGCGGGGCCGGGCCGTGGTTGCGAAACTCCCCGGCGCCGTAGACGACCCTGCCGCCGACGATCGTCAGGACCGACTCGAGCCCCTTGATCCTCTCCTCCGGCACTGAGAAGTAGTCCTCGGTAAGCACGGCGAGATCCGCGAGCTGGCCCGGGGCGATGGCGCCCTTCTTGCCGCTCTCGCCGGAGAACCAGCTGCTGCCCTGGGTGTAGAGCCGCAGGGCCTCTTCCCGGCCGAGCCGGTTCGCCTCGGGGTAGAGCACGGCGCCCCCGGCGGTCTTGCCCGCGACGAGCCAGTAGAGGGAGAGCCAGGGGTTGTAGCTGGAAACCCGGGTCGCGTCGGTGCCCGCCCCCACGGGGATGCCCAGCGCGAGCATGCGGCGCACCGGGGGCGTGCGCTCCGCCGCCTTCGCCCCGTAGCGGGCGAGGAAGTACTCCCCCTGGAAGGCCATGCGGTTCTGGATGGCGATGCCGCCCCCCAGGGCCTTGACGCGCTCCAGGCTCCGGTCGGAGATGGTCTCGCAGTGGTCGAAGAACCAGCTCCCTTCCCGGAAGGGGATCTCCCGGCTCACCTCTTCAAAGACGTCGAGCATGCGGGAGATGCTCTCGTCGTAGGTGGCGTGCAGGCGAAAGGGCCAGCCGTGGGCCGCGAGCACCGAGACGACCTCCTTCAGATCCTTCTCCATGCGGGGCGACAGATCGGGGCGGGGCTCCAGGAAGTCCTCGAAGTCGGCCGCCGAGTAGACGAGCATCTCGCCCGCGCCGTTGCAGCGGTAGAAGTCGTCCCCGGCGCCGGGCGCGGTGAGCTTCATGCAGCGCAGAAAGTCCTCCCGCTCCTCCCGGGGCTTCTGGGTGAAGATGTTGTAAGCCATGCGCACGGTGAGCTCCCCGCGCCGGTGGAGCTCCTCCACGATGGCGTAGTCGTCGGGGTAGATCTGCGAGCCACCGCCCGCGTCCACCAGGCTCGTGAGGCCCAGGCGGTTGAGCTCGCGCAGGAAGTGGCAAGACGAGTTCCTCTGGTGCTCGGGGGGGAGCTTGGGCTGCTTGCCCACGGTGGCGTAGAGGATGCCGGCGTTGGGGCGGGCGATGAGGAGCCCCGTGGGGTTGCCGCTGGCGTCGCGCTGGATCTCGCCCCCGGGAGGGTCCGGCGTGTCCCGGGTGTAGCCGCAGGCCCGTAGCGCCGCCTTGTTCAGGAGGCCCCGGCAGTAGAGGTGGAGGAGGAAGACCGGCGTGTCGGGGGAGACCGCGTTGACCTCCTCCAGGGTGGGCATGCGCCGCTCGGCGAACTGGAACTCGCTCCACCCGCCGATGACCCGCACCCACTGGCCCGGGGGCGTGCGCCGGGCCTGCTCCTGGAGCATGCGCAGGCCGTCGGCGAGGGAGGGCACGCCGTCCCACCGAAGCTCCAGGTTGTAGGAGAGGCCCCCGCGGATCACGTGCATGTGGGAGTCGTTGAGGCCGGGAATGACCCTGCGGCCCCCGAGGTCGATGACCCGGGTCTCGGGCCCCCGGTGGCCCAGGACCTCGGCCTCGGAGCCCACGGCCAGGAACCGGCCGTCCCGGACGGCCAGTGCCGAGGCCTCCGGGCTGCCGGGGGTGAGGGTGGCGATCTTGCCGTTGGTGAGGAGGAGTTCGGCGGTCGCAACGCGCGCGTTCGTCATCTCAGGGCTCCTTTCGGCTCGGCCCCTTCCGCCCCGCGGGGGAGGGATACGGCCAAGAAGTGCGACACGGCCGGCGGCTCGCCCCCCAGGTGGAAGGCCGCCGCCCGCTCCTGGACCGCACGGTCGGCCACGGTGACGCGCTCGTGCTGGCGCAGGTGCCCCAGCCAGGAGTCCACGAGGAAGAGCTCCACGAAGCGGGACGGGTCGGCGGCGTCCTGGACGAGGGACCAGGAGAGCGCCCCCTCCCGTCGGCGCATCCGGCGAAGCTCCGCCATGGCCCGGGCGAACTCCGCGGCCCGCTCGGGCGCTACCCGGTACTCGGTGGTCACCAGGACCGGCCCCCGCTCCCAGCCGGGCTCCCCGGCCACGGCGGGCTCGCCCCAGTGGCCCGACGGCGAGAGGTCCGGCTCCTCCTCGGCCAGGCGAAACCCGCGGGTCGCGAGGACGCCCCCAGCCAGGCCCGCGGCCGCCGCCGCCAGGGCCTCGGGGGTCCCGAACCGCGAGGCCACGGCGCCCCACAGGGCGCTCCCGGCGGCCATGCTCCCGAAGAAGACGGCCAGGTAGACCGAGAGCGCCCTCGCCCGCACCCAGTGGGGCACCGCCCGCTGGGCGGCCACGTTGAGGGACGAGAGCACGGCGATCCAGGCGGCTCCGGCCACCAGGGCCGCCCCGCAGGCGGCGGGGAAGCTGCCGGCGAGGCCGAGCGCCAGGGTGCACGCCGCGAAGACGAGGCTCGCGGCCGCCACCAGGGTATCGGCCGGGAGGCAGCCTCGCAGGCGGGGCAGGAACCCGGCGCCGCCCAGCGCCCCGAGGCCGAGCAGGGCAAGCAGGGTCCCGTAGCCGCCCGGCCCCTGCCCTAGCTCCACCCGCGCCAGGACGGGCAGCAGGGCCATGGTGGCGCTGGCAAAGAGAAAGAACCCGCCCGCCCGCACCAGCACGGCGCGAAGCGGCGGCGAGCCGCGCACGTAGCGAAGCCCCGCGCCCAGGGCCCCGACGAACCGCTCCGCGGGCAGGGGGCCTTCCCTTGGGGGCCGCCGCCACCAAGAGAGAACGCCGAGGACGCCCACGAAGGACAGGGCATTGAGGGCGAAGGCGGGAACGGCACCGGCGGCGGCGAGCACTGCCCCGCCCAGGGCCGGCCCGATGGACCGGGAGACGTTGACGGCGGCGCTGTTCAGGGCGACGGCCGCCCCGAGCTCCTCCCGCGGAACGAGCTCGGGGGTGGTAGCCTGCCAGGCCGGGGCCGTGAGCGCCGCCGTGACGCCCAGGCTGAAGACGAACAGCAGCAGCACCGCCGGCGTCAGGGCCCCGAGGTAGGCGGCCGCGGCCAGGGCCGCCGCGGCCGCCATGGCGGCGGCCTGGACGGCCAGGAGGTAGCGCCGACGGTCCACGATGTCGGCCAGGGCGCCCGCAGGAAGGGCCAGGAGGAACATGGGCGCCGTGGTCGCCGCCTGGACGAGGGCGACCATCATCGGGTCGGGCGTAAGGGAGGTCATCACCCACGCCGCCGCCACGTCGTTCATCCAGGTGCCGACGTTGGAGACGATGGTCGCCGCCCACAGCGCCCGAAACACCGGCCGCCGCAGGGGGGACGGGCCCGACGGCCTCGAAGGGCCCGGAGGGTTCGCCGCAGCCTCGGCCCCGCCGGGGCTCG encodes the following:
- a CDS encoding NAD(P)-binding oxidoreductase; amino-acid sequence: MAILVVGASGATGRLLVEQLLHRGEIVKAIVRSPDGLPQPIQNHGRLSAIQASPLTLGDEELAGHVEGCSAVASCLGHNLTWRGIFGHPRRLVTEATRRLCRAIRANQAEAPTKFVLMNTAGNRNRDLPEPLSFGEACLVGLLRRLLPPHADNEEAAEYLRTGIGPQDTAVEWVVVRPDTLTDENRVTAYEVHPSPTRSAIFDPGKTSGVNVAHFMAELIADDDAWRRWKGQMPVIYNKTASRAAQPGSAKVHT
- a CDS encoding MFS transporter; the protein is MTSPGGAEAAANPPGPSRPSGPSPLRRPVFRALWAATIVSNVGTWMNDVAAAWVMTSLTPDPMMVALVQAATTAPMFLLALPAGALADIVDRRRYLLAVQAAAMAAAAALAAAAYLGALTPAVLLLFVFSLGVTAALTAPAWQATTPELVPREELGAAVALNSAAVNVSRSIGPALGGAVLAAAGAVPAFALNALSFVGVLGVLSWWRRPPREGPLPAERFVGALGAGLRYVRGSPPLRAVLVRAGGFFLFASATMALLPVLARVELGQGPGGYGTLLALLGLGALGGAGFLPRLRGCLPADTLVAAASLVFAACTLALGLAGSFPAACGAALVAGAAWIAVLSSLNVAAQRAVPHWVRARALSVYLAVFFGSMAAGSALWGAVASRFGTPEALAAAAAGLAGGVLATRGFRLAEEEPDLSPSGHWGEPAVAGEPGWERGPVLVTTEYRVAPERAAEFARAMAELRRMRRREGALSWSLVQDAADPSRFVELFLVDSWLGHLRQHERVTVADRAVQERAAAFHLGGEPPAVSHFLAVSLPRGAEGAEPKGALR
- a CDS encoding CopG family transcriptional regulator, producing MTGKPLQIYLRPDQDQALRALAARQDKSLAELIRHGVDLVLSEIPPGDDPALNVIGLGRSGRSDLATEHDRHLARAARR
- a CDS encoding amidohydrolase — its product is MTNARVATAELLLTNGKIATLTPGSPEASALAVRDGRFLAVGSEAEVLGHRGPETRVIDLGGRRVIPGLNDSHMHVIRGGLSYNLELRWDGVPSLADGLRMLQEQARRTPPGQWVRVIGGWSEFQFAERRMPTLEEVNAVSPDTPVFLLHLYCRGLLNKAALRACGYTRDTPDPPGGEIQRDASGNPTGLLIARPNAGILYATVGKQPKLPPEHQRNSSCHFLRELNRLGLTSLVDAGGGSQIYPDDYAIVEELHRRGELTVRMAYNIFTQKPREEREDFLRCMKLTAPGAGDDFYRCNGAGEMLVYSAADFEDFLEPRPDLSPRMEKDLKEVVSVLAAHGWPFRLHATYDESISRMLDVFEEVSREIPFREGSWFFDHCETISDRSLERVKALGGGIAIQNRMAFQGEYFLARYGAKAAERTPPVRRMLALGIPVGAGTDATRVSSYNPWLSLYWLVAGKTAGGAVLYPEANRLGREEALRLYTQGSSWFSGESGKKGAIAPGQLADLAVLTEDYFSVPEERIKGLESVLTIVGGRVVYGAGEFRNHGPAPLPVLPEWSPVKVYGGYGAPLDTRKAARAGIPVPSHRHSTTCQSHGCGHAAHRLPNGLRAGAPRYGDFWGLGCDCFAF
- a CDS encoding PIN domain-containing protein; protein product: MAAELFVDTGAWVALADEDDRHHARAANALPQLLKDHRRLVTTNLVVAECYILLRLELGHGPATAFLTHLHASPRIETVYATPDLHGEAEEILRRYDDQDFSLTDAVSFALMRQRGISTAFAFDAHFATAGFVCVPPAS